From the Notolabrus celidotus isolate fNotCel1 chromosome 12, fNotCel1.pri, whole genome shotgun sequence genome, one window contains:
- the LOC117823519 gene encoding calcium homeostasis modulator protein 5-like, with translation MDNFQTVLRFFMNQKATIGYSFMALLTIGGERVFSMVSFQCPCNRAQNFAYGLVFLLGPAMVLLVLGLFFSSRLWRLYTGCCLNPMKLCPRGNCFGCLRAFMSIFTGACVAPIMWLCVALLNGTFYECAVSGLDHNLVVDHFCKNKTLKCRQELAQVPCERSQLSNNERMELLLMFRSQSQILGWSVIIIASLVGLIGTCYTNCRSKVSYLQLTFWKRYVEKEKERFDTFAVDYATKLSERNLQSFFENKDPDPFPFPSHKAWEEISAHYTFSRSDQCYSTLQRYVERTDRDYTPEKRPVLDFEHGIEMH, from the exons ATGGATAACTTCCAGACCGTCCTGAGGTTCTTCATGAACCAGAAAGCCACCATCGGATACAGCTTCATGGCTCTGCTGACAATAGGCGGGGAGCGAGTCTTCTCCATGGTCTCTTTTCAGTGTCCCTGTAACCGTGCACAGAACTTTGCATACGGGCTGGTCTTCCTGCTGGGTCCAGCTATGGTTCTGTTGGTTCTGGGTCTgttcttcagcagcagactgtggAGGCTCTACACCGGCTGTTGTCTGAACCCCATGAAGCTCTGTCCCCGGGGGAACTGCTTCGGCTGCCTCAGAGCCTTCATGAGCATCTTCACGGGGGCGTGTGTGGCGCCCATCATGTGGCTGTGCGTGGCCCTGCTGAACGGGACCTTCTATGAGTGTGCAGTCAGCGGGCTGGATCATAACTTGGTGGTGGATCacttctgcaaaaacaaaaccttaAAGTGTCGGCAGGAGCTGGCCCAAGTGCCCTGCGAACGCTCCCAACTGTCCAACAACGAGCGcatggagctgctgctgatgttcaGGAGCCAGTCCCAG ATCCTGGGCTGGAGTGTCATCATCATTGCGTCGCTCGTCGGCCTCATAGGAACCTGCTACACAAACTGTCGCTCCAAAGTCAGCTACCTGCAGCTCACCTTCTGGAAACGCTATgtggagaaagagaaggagcgCTTCGACACCTTCGCTGTGGACTATGCTACAAAGCTGTCTGAGAGGAACCTGCAGAGCTTCTTTGAGAACAAGGACCCTGATCCCTTCCCCTTCCCCAGCCACAAGGCATGGGAGGAGATCTCTGCACACTACACCTTCTCCCGTAGCGACCAGTGCTACAGCACGCTGCAGCGCTACGTGGAGCGGACGGACCGGGACTACACCCCAGAGAAGAGACCTGTGCTGGACTTTGAGCACGGGATAGAGATgcactga
- the zufsp gene encoding zinc finger-containing ubiquitin peptidase 1, which yields MKHMQTCEICGEDFLLEEDLRTHLMLSHEENTMSCPFCSLSGVSYDELCFHISSAHAEEQSPKPSRSAHLYQQTRDQDPDKSRSASACCEGTNTSDMKVLTSRSCRRSCGRTAPAAHTDSGEAGGVCSSYGETDSNSSSSQRLKTRAEPAEPSSCSKAKLKRLSSPSRDPQQLACPMCALVCSNSFILQEHVELHLIQQRSPEGSPAVTSSSSSVGSSSGDRRFECPLCSVLCSDSVSLQVHVELHFDPGAAADSAGSSDLELARRLQEEEAQRRRLEEAWQEREEFKKLQRQFGVDSSGGYGRQMERTMERAVARGLMGPAEFHSKRAELMESLSSGVDDGRTRTQGVIRALYEFYQTDCRDCIHVWLSADTDHFCSSAGDKGWGCGYRNLQMILSSLHGVDTYAAVLPERSVPSIPRLQRMIEEAWKEGLDAQGASHFNNRLQGTRAWIGATEIYSLLTSLRISAHIVDFHRPTGPADTHPSLLEWVKQYFSQTSSNRLPPRLVQTSLPPLYLQHQGHSRSIVGLEQKKNGSLSLLLLDPASSMSETRKLLSRDSVGSALRHVRKSSGSLKHRQYQVVALQGVLSAEEKQISICKSRTLCAERIP from the exons ATGAAAC acaTGCAGACCTGTGAGATCTGCGGGGAGGACTTTCTCctggaggaggacctgagaaCTCACCTCATGCTGAGCCACGAGGAGAACACCATGAGCTGCCCTTTCTGCTCGCTGAGCGGAGTGTCGTATGACGAGCTCTGCTTCCACATTAGCTCCGCCCACGCTGAGGAGCAGAGTCCAAAGCCATCCAGATCTGCTCATCTATACCAGCAGACCAGAGACCAGGATCCAGATAAGTCCAGATCTGCATCGGCCTGCTGTGAAGGAACAAACACGTCAGACATGAAGGTCTTGACATCTAgatcctgcaggaggagctgtggTAGAACTGCTCCTGCTGCTCACACTGACTCAGGAGAAGCAGGAGGTGTGTGTTCATCCTATGGAGAGACTGATTCTAACTCTTCATCATCACAGAGACTGAAAACCAGAGCAGAGCCTGCAGAGCCCTCCTCTTGCAGCAAAGCCAAACTGAAGCGTCTGTCTTCACCCAGCAGAG ACCCTCAGCAGCTGGCGTGCCCGATGTGTGCTCTGGTCTGCAGTAACAGCTTCATCCTGCAGGAGCATGTAGAGCTGCACCTGATCCAGCAGAGATCACCTGAAG GTTCACCAGCTGTGACGTCATCATCATCCTCGGTTGGCAGCTCCTCAG GAGATAGGAGGTTTGAGTGTCCTCTGTGCTCAGTGCTCTGCAGCGACAGCGTCTCCCTGCAGGTCCACGTGGAGCTGCACTTTGACCCcggagcagcagcagactctGCAG ggaGCTCTGACCTGGAGCTGGCCCGACGGctacaggaggaggaggctcagaggaggaggctggaggAGGCCTggcaggagagggaggagttCAAGAAGCTGCAG AGGCAGTTTGGCGTGGACAGCAGCGGGGGTTACGgcagacagatggagaggaCGATGGAGCGGGCGGTGGCTCGGGGTCTCATGGGCCCCGCAGAGTTCCACAGTAAGAGGGCGGAGCTGATGGAGTCTCTGTCCTCAGGGGTGGACGACGGCAGGACCAGGACTcagg GTGTGATCAGGGCGTTGTACGAGTTCTATCAGACGGACTGCAGAGACTGCATCCACGTGTGGCTGAGCGCTGACACTGATCACTTCTGCTCCTCGGCGGGGGACAAAGGCTGGGGCTGCGGCTACAGGAACCTCCAGATGATCCTTTCCTCTCTGCACGGAGTCGACACATACGCCGCCGTCCTGCCAG AGCGGTCCGTTCCCAGCATCCCTCGGTTGCAGCGGATGATCGAGGAGGCGTGGAAAGAGGGGCTGGATGCTCAGGGTGCATCTCACTTTAATAATCGTCTGCAGGGGACCCGAGCCTGGATCGGAGCCACAGAGATCTACAGCCTGCTCACCTCTCTGAGGATCAG CGCACACATCGTGGACTTCCACCGGCCCACAGGCCCTGCTGACACACACCCCAGCCTGCTGGAGTGGGTGAAGCAGTACTTCAGTCAGACCAGCAGCAACAGACTGCCCCCCCGACTGGTCCAGACCTCCCTGCCCCCCCTTTACCTGCAGCACCAAG GTCACAGCCGCTCCATCGTGGGTttggagcagaagaagaatggGTCTCTGAGCCTCCTGCTGCTGGACCCGGCCTCCTCCATGTCCGAGACCAGGAAGCTGCTGAGCAGAGACTCGGTGGGCTCCGCCCTCCGACACGTCAGGAAGTCCAGCGGGAGCCTGAAGCACAGACAGTACCAGGTGGTGGCGCTGCAGGGGGTCCTGTCTGCAGAGGAGAAACAG